A DNA window from Patescibacteria group bacterium contains the following coding sequences:
- a CDS encoding GIY-YIG nuclease family protein: protein MNQIVYILKNESMPEYVKIGFTHGDVEERLKQLDRTGVPLPFEVYYAATVTNAEKEEKWLHSIFADRRARDSREFFKMNPEYAALALKRVEIRETKIDSGLTPEQEKEVDEVKERRSRFHFAKYKIPVGSKLTFTRDSNIVAEVVDNDKIKIDGKVNSLSGFAMELLGYQRRPQGTLYFEFEDEILDDRRRRLDEGEPTEQEIEAAGDAWMQQQADLERGK from the coding sequence ATGAATCAAATTGTTTATATTTTAAAAAATGAATCAATGCCAGAGTATGTAAAAATTGGTTTTACCCATGGCGATGTTGAAGAAAGACTTAAACAATTAGACCGTACGGGTGTGCCACTTCCGTTTGAGGTTTATTATGCAGCAACAGTAACAAATGCTGAAAAAGAGGAAAAATGGCTACATTCCATTTTTGCCGATCGTCGAGCACGAGACAGTCGTGAGTTTTTTAAGATGAACCCGGAATATGCGGCGCTTGCATTAAAACGAGTAGAAATTAGAGAAACCAAAATTGATAGCGGATTAACCCCAGAGCAAGAAAAAGAAGTTGATGAAGTAAAAGAAAGACGCTCAAGATTTCATTTTGCAAAATATAAAATACCTGTCGGATCAAAGCTAACTTTCACAAGAGATTCAAATATAGTTGCCGAAGTAGTAGATAACGACAAAATAAAAATCGACGGCAAGGTGAACAGTTTGTCTGGTTTTGCTATGGAATTGTTGGGTTATCAAAGACGACCACAAGGGACTCTATATTTTGAGTTTGAAGACGAAATTTTAGATGACAGACGAAGAAGATTGGACGAGGGAGAACCAACAGAACAAGAGATTGAAGCGGCTGGAGATGCATGGATGCAACAGCAAGCTGATTTAGAAAGAGGAAAATAA
- a CDS encoding adenine-specific methyltransferase EcoRI family protein, translating to MTAKSLNKNLRNASKAKKDEFYTQIVDIEKELKHYKKQFRGKIVYCNCDDPYESNFFKYFASNFNALGLKKIIATSYSGSPIIGGQLPLFQMAGSKGKQPLKIEIKEVPDIDKDGAINLDDVKYLLKHDKNTATPLKSSGDFRSDECIKLLKQADIVVTNPPFSLFREYLAQLMEYNKKFLILGDQNNITKKDIFKFIKENKVWLGYDNGGTKWFQVPDDYDIATESRKKIVNGIKYFSMGRILWFTNLETTKRHENIVLYKKYVPEEFPKYDNYNAINIDKVSDIPKNYNRVMGVPITFIDKYNPEQFELLGIMNTGEKNIGIRYKGTPHGRPLVNGVEKYLRILIKIKKLKK from the coding sequence ATGACAGCAAAATCTTTAAATAAAAATTTGCGCAATGCAAGTAAAGCCAAAAAAGACGAGTTTTATACTCAAATTGTTGATATTGAAAAAGAACTCAAGCACTACAAGAAACAATTTCGAGGCAAGATTGTTTATTGTAATTGTGATGATCCATACGAGAGCAACTTTTTTAAATACTTCGCATCCAACTTTAATGCCCTTGGATTAAAAAAGATTATCGCCACGAGTTACAGTGGTTCACCGATTATTGGAGGCCAATTACCTCTATTTCAAATGGCTGGCTCAAAGGGCAAACAACCGCTCAAAATTGAGATTAAAGAAGTGCCAGACATAGATAAAGATGGGGCAATAAACCTTGACGATGTTAAGTATTTGCTCAAACATGATAAAAACACCGCCACCCCATTAAAAAGTAGCGGCGATTTTCGAAGTGATGAGTGTATAAAACTACTAAAGCAAGCCGATATAGTCGTAACCAATCCGCCGTTTTCTTTGTTCCGTGAATACTTGGCTCAACTGATGGAATACAATAAGAAATTTTTAATTCTCGGCGATCAAAATAACATAACTAAAAAAGACATTTTTAAATTTATAAAGGAAAATAAAGTATGGCTTGGTTACGATAATGGTGGCACAAAGTGGTTCCAGGTGCCAGATGATTATGATATTGCAACCGAGTCAAGAAAAAAAATTGTAAATGGAATCAAGTACTTCAGTATGGGGAGAATTTTGTGGTTTACTAATCTTGAAACTACCAAGCGGCACGAGAATATTGTGTTGTATAAAAAATATGTACCTGAAGAATTTCCTAAGTATGACAACTACAATGCCATTAACATTGACAAGGTTTCCGACATTCCAAAGAATTATAATAGAGTAATGGGTGTTCCGATAACATTTATTGATAAATATAATCCCGAACAGTTTGAACTATTGGGAATTATGAATACAGGCGAAAAAAATATAGGCATAAGATACAAAGGGACACCACACGGAAGACCGCTTGTGAACGGGGTTGAAAAGTATCTTCGTATTTTAATAAAAATAAAAAAACTAAAAAAATAA
- a CDS encoding DUF262 domain-containing protein, translated as MKIDLHKITIRKVIAGYKDSAEEGVTAYDDKLNIRPKYQREFVYKEKQRNAVIETIKNSFPLNVMYWMIREDGGYEVLDGQQRTISIGQYVTGDFSLNDRFFHNLTKEEQEKILDYELMIYFCEGTDKERLDWFRIINIAGEKLTDQEIRNAVYTGPWLSDAKLKFSKSNCVAYLLANDGGSLVSGSPIRQEYLETALSWINDGKIEDYMAKHQHDKSADELWDYFQNVIAWAREAFTNYRREMSNVPWGVLYNQFNSKKIDSKKLEKEIAKLMQDEDVTKKSGIYEYVLTRNEKFLNIRAFTEKMKREAYERQKGICPHCKGKNKKKKWEIEEMEADHIKPWHEGGKTTAVNCQMLCKQDNRTKSGK; from the coding sequence ATGAAAATCGATCTACATAAAATCACAATTCGTAAAGTTATAGCTGGCTATAAAGATAGCGCCGAAGAAGGCGTAACGGCGTACGATGACAAATTAAATATTCGTCCAAAATATCAACGTGAGTTTGTATACAAGGAAAAACAACGCAATGCAGTAATAGAAACTATCAAAAATAGCTTTCCGCTAAATGTGATGTATTGGATGATTAGAGAAGATGGCGGTTACGAAGTATTGGACGGACAACAGCGCACAATCAGTATTGGGCAGTATGTTACTGGCGATTTTTCACTGAACGACCGCTTTTTTCATAATTTAACCAAAGAGGAGCAGGAGAAAATTTTAGATTATGAATTGATGATTTATTTTTGCGAAGGCACGGACAAAGAACGACTGGATTGGTTTAGGATTATCAATATTGCCGGTGAAAAACTGACTGATCAGGAGATCCGCAATGCGGTTTATACTGGCCCATGGCTCTCGGACGCCAAATTAAAATTCAGCAAATCAAATTGTGTGGCGTACTTATTGGCAAATGACGGTGGCTCGCTTGTTAGTGGCTCACCAATACGACAAGAATATTTAGAAACAGCACTTTCTTGGATAAATGATGGCAAAATCGAAGATTACATGGCTAAACACCAGCACGATAAAAGTGCCGATGAGCTATGGGATTATTTTCAAAATGTAATTGCGTGGGCACGAGAGGCTTTTACTAATTATCGCCGAGAAATGAGCAATGTGCCTTGGGGCGTGCTATACAACCAATTCAATAGTAAAAAAATTGATTCAAAGAAACTGGAAAAGGAAATAGCAAAGTTGATGCAGGACGAAGATGTGACTAAAAAATCCGGCATTTATGAATATGTTTTAACTAGAAATGAAAAGTTTTTGAATATACGAGCTTTCACCGAAAAAATGAAGCGTGAAGCATATGAGAGACAAAAAGGAATTTGTCCGCATTGTAAAGGCAAGAATAAAAAAAAGAAATGGGAAATTGAAGAAATGGAAGCCGACCATATAAAGCCTTGGCACGAAGGCGGAAAAACAACTGCAGTAAATTGCCAAATGTTATGCAAACAAGACAATAGAACTAAATCAGGAAAATAA
- a CDS encoding AAA family ATPase produces MSIIADIIDWSGGKPIFLQEAIGRIIQKNVLSDDDILELTLICKSEQGLTKYQGNLIDLKKVKESLKESDVSNAVSVIKIFSTENINALQNNSEIDIEEKGLTVIYGDNGSGKSSYVSILKQVCNTRGSIPTINKNLFIGSAAQQNQKAKIQYKTGENVASVTWENNNSDSNILKAVHIYDTKSASSYIEDEDEIAFIPSGLLIVEQLANVCNRIEENLRKEIGQIESRKLDYSFLINEEGNGIQTFLKNLSARSDLKTLDNISNFTTDDEKLLKATEQEIAKLKTLDPAQKISENNKIISRFNSLKARYEQILSKLSIEKIEEIKKDVLKSTELQSASKALTEQTFSDLPLKSIGSQPWKVLWESAKRFYQYSESKNFPDHDESSVCPLCLQNLSDEAKERFKNLEAFVQSDIQNQINAIGIKLRQSSQEISSINLNFSEIETTLNELDEISSNFKQRHANQIDTINKYVISVMNLLAGRESPGSFNAQELSIDLIEVIKKIVEKIEEENKTLLQKSYQKDLEAQAKTLSLLKSKKDLSENKEKIKDEIKRQRFVDGLFLCIRTCNTRHISILSNTLSEQYITETLKNNFTDELKRLGFTGVEIVTSTRSRSGKQYHFLELDSSYGSNANLKEILSEGEHRCISLATFLSELSISGHKSSIIFDDPVSSLDHKWRKKIAKRIVEESQERQVIVFTHDITFLMNLQEFDDEIKIQSLTRKKFETGISSKNPPWDALSTKNRIKILKEYLQQLEEAKNTETEEIYKEKSKVFYGQLREAWERCIEEVVLNESVQRFGRSIQTKRLEKVVDLTEEDYKIIEDNMEECSTYLTGHDSAGELIEEAPTIEETKNDLAALEIFTKTIHKRRQ; encoded by the coding sequence ATGTCAATAATAGCAGACATAATAGATTGGTCTGGTGGTAAACCAATATTTCTCCAGGAGGCCATTGGACGAATTATCCAAAAAAACGTCTTATCAGATGATGATATTTTAGAATTAACATTAATTTGCAAATCGGAGCAAGGACTAACAAAATATCAAGGAAATTTAATAGATCTAAAAAAAGTAAAAGAATCTTTAAAAGAGTCCGATGTATCTAACGCTGTTTCTGTGATAAAAATTTTTTCGACGGAAAATATAAATGCTTTACAAAACAATTCTGAAATAGATATTGAAGAAAAAGGATTAACGGTTATATATGGTGACAATGGATCGGGAAAATCTAGTTATGTCAGTATATTGAAACAAGTTTGCAACACGAGAGGAAGTATTCCCACAATTAATAAAAACCTTTTTATTGGATCTGCCGCGCAACAAAATCAAAAAGCCAAAATACAGTACAAAACAGGAGAAAATGTGGCTTCGGTTACTTGGGAAAACAACAATTCAGACAGTAACATATTGAAGGCAGTGCACATATACGACACAAAAAGTGCAAGTTCTTATATTGAAGATGAAGATGAAATCGCTTTTATCCCTTCGGGTTTATTAATCGTAGAACAACTCGCCAATGTATGTAATAGGATTGAAGAAAATCTCAGAAAAGAAATAGGACAAATAGAATCAAGAAAACTTGATTATTCATTTTTAATTAATGAAGAAGGTAATGGAATTCAAACTTTTTTAAAAAACCTTAGTGCAAGAAGTGATCTAAAAACATTAGACAATATCTCAAATTTTACGACTGACGATGAAAAGTTGCTAAAAGCAACAGAACAAGAAATCGCAAAATTAAAAACACTAGATCCTGCTCAAAAAATATCTGAAAATAATAAAATTATATCTCGTTTTAACTCTCTAAAAGCAAGGTACGAGCAGATACTATCTAAATTATCTATTGAAAAAATTGAAGAAATAAAAAAAGACGTTCTAAAGAGCACTGAACTTCAAAGCGCAAGCAAAGCTCTCACCGAACAAACCTTTTCGGATTTACCACTGAAAAGTATTGGGTCTCAACCATGGAAAGTATTATGGGAAAGCGCAAAGAGATTTTATCAATATTCTGAATCAAAAAATTTTCCTGACCACGACGAAAGCTCAGTGTGCCCTCTTTGTTTACAAAATTTAAGTGATGAGGCAAAAGAAAGATTTAAAAATCTCGAGGCATTCGTACAGTCAGATATACAAAATCAAATAAACGCCATTGGGATTAAATTGCGTCAGTCAAGTCAAGAAATTTCGAGTATTAATTTGAATTTTTCGGAAATTGAAACCACCCTTAATGAACTCGATGAAATATCTAGTAATTTTAAGCAACGGCACGCAAATCAAATAGATACAATTAATAAGTACGTAATTTCTGTAATGAACTTACTTGCAGGACGAGAAAGCCCTGGGTCATTTAATGCGCAAGAGCTATCTATAGATCTGATTGAAGTAATAAAGAAAATTGTAGAAAAAATTGAGGAAGAAAATAAGACGCTGTTACAAAAATCATATCAAAAAGACCTTGAAGCACAAGCAAAGACTCTTTCATTGCTAAAATCTAAAAAAGATTTATCTGAAAATAAAGAAAAAATAAAAGACGAGATAAAAAGACAACGTTTTGTAGATGGTCTATTTTTATGTATACGAACTTGCAACACGAGACATATTTCAATTTTAAGCAACACATTATCAGAACAGTACATCACAGAAACGCTCAAAAATAACTTTACAGATGAACTAAAAAGACTTGGTTTTACTGGAGTAGAAATAGTTACATCAACTCGAAGTAGAAGCGGAAAACAATATCATTTTCTTGAATTAGATTCATCATATGGAAGTAACGCGAACTTGAAGGAAATACTAAGCGAGGGAGAACACAGATGTATTTCTTTGGCTACGTTTTTGTCGGAACTTTCCATTTCAGGACATAAATCTTCAATTATATTTGATGATCCGGTCTCTTCTCTAGATCATAAATGGCGAAAAAAAATTGCTAAAAGAATTGTAGAAGAATCACAGGAAAGACAGGTTATTGTTTTTACACATGACATTACTTTTTTAATGAACCTTCAAGAGTTTGATGACGAAATAAAAATCCAAAGCTTGACTAGAAAAAAATTTGAAACTGGCATATCCTCAAAAAATCCACCATGGGATGCATTATCTACAAAAAATAGAATCAAAATATTAAAGGAATACTTACAGCAATTAGAAGAGGCCAAAAATACTGAAACAGAAGAAATTTATAAAGAAAAATCTAAAGTATTTTATGGACAACTTCGTGAAGCATGGGAAAGATGTATTGAGGAGGTTGTTTTGAATGAATCTGTACAAAGATTTGGTCGTTCTATACAAACTAAACGACTAGAAAAAGTTGTTGATTTAACGGAGGAAGACTATAAAATTATTGAAGATAATATGGAAGAATGTTCAACTTATCTTACGGGCCATGATAGTGCAGGAGAATTAATTGAAGAGGCGCCCACAATTGAAGAAACAAAAAATGACTTAGCCGCTTTAGAAATTTTTACAAAAACCATACACAAGAGAAGACAATAA
- a CDS encoding HD domain-containing protein, which produces MDQKFQKIKEAVEKELSCSAHNMDHVMRVYNLSLHLAENKDIDLDVLKASALLHDIARVKEDNDHTGKTDHAILSSEMAVPILKELDFSEEQIKHIQDCIISHRYRTGNEAKTKEAQILFDADKLDTLGAIGIARSFVWVGRNNAKIYTDTNIEKYIDENLGGKINGRIQDKTKHSPQIEFETKLKFLITKLHTDKAKEVCKERIEFYKSFLDRLKSEINGEL; this is translated from the coding sequence ATGGATCAAAAATTTCAAAAAATCAAAGAAGCTGTAGAAAAGGAACTTTCCTGTTCTGCTCACAATATGGATCATGTAATGAGAGTTTATAATCTTTCTTTGCATCTTGCTGAAAATAAAGATATTGATTTAGATGTTCTCAAAGCATCTGCTTTATTACATGATATCGCAAGAGTCAAAGAAGATAATGATCATACTGGAAAAACCGATCATGCAATCTTAAGCTCTGAAATGGCAGTGCCAATTTTAAAAGAACTTGATTTTTCAGAAGAACAAATTAAGCACATTCAAGATTGCATAATCTCACACAGATACAGAACAGGAAATGAAGCTAAAACCAAAGAAGCTCAAATTCTATTTGACGCAGATAAATTAGACACTCTTGGTGCAATCGGAATTGCAAGAAGTTTTGTCTGGGTTGGAAGAAATAACGCCAAAATTTATACAGATACCAATATTGAAAAATATATAGATGAAAATTTAGGCGGAAAAATAAACGGAAGAATCCAAGACAAAACTAAACATAGTCCGCAAATAGAATTTGAAACGAAATTGAAATTTTTGATCACTAAGTTGCATACTGATAAAGCTAAAGAAGTATGCAAAGAAAGAATTGAATTTTATAAAAGTTTTTTAGATAGATTAAAAAGCGAAATTAATGGTGAACTATAA